One Clostridium novyi NT genomic window carries:
- the uvsE gene encoding UV DNA damage repair endonuclease UvsE, with protein sequence MKIGYACIPMILNYRTNRSFVLKNFSYERFYNCVKENLQDLYKILEQNVKNNIYFFRISSDIIPFASHDVNDIKWWEIFKDELCNIGNFIKENNIRVSMHPGQYTVLNSPSKEVVEKGIKDIEYHTKFLDSLKLDYTHKIVLHVGGVYGEKHKAIGRFKSNFKKLSSNARKRLIIENDEKMYNIEEVLGLCKDINVPAVFDNLHHKLNISLNDDLDKILKELISTWKIEDGRPKLHYSDEGFFKKKGAHSTFVDTKNFLSYYHKIKKYDVDVMLEVKDKEISAIKCTKVLDSINFENNKKNLIIKEQLERYKYLVMERGLEFYTELIETFSDSYDVIGFYEFIDEVLKENIKEKDFIKTFNEIWKDFNDEVTEVEHKQILKLINNDLDYKKVKEKLRKLSIKYHIKSMETSYYFYY encoded by the coding sequence ATGAAGATAGGATACGCGTGTATTCCAATGATACTAAATTATAGAACTAATAGAAGTTTTGTACTTAAAAATTTTAGCTATGAAAGATTTTATAATTGTGTTAAAGAGAATCTTCAGGATTTATATAAAATTTTAGAACAAAATGTTAAAAATAATATTTACTTTTTTAGAATAAGTTCGGACATTATTCCTTTTGCAAGTCATGATGTTAATGACATTAAGTGGTGGGAAATTTTTAAAGATGAATTATGTAATATAGGTAATTTTATAAAGGAAAATAATATAAGAGTATCTATGCATCCAGGTCAATACACTGTATTAAATTCTCCATCTAAAGAAGTAGTAGAGAAGGGTATAAAGGATATAGAATATCATACAAAGTTCTTAGATTCCTTAAAATTAGATTATACTCATAAGATAGTTTTACATGTAGGTGGAGTTTATGGAGAAAAGCACAAGGCTATAGGTAGATTTAAAAGTAATTTTAAAAAGCTATCATCAAATGCTAGAAAGAGATTAATAATAGAAAATGATGAAAAAATGTACAATATAGAAGAGGTTTTAGGATTATGTAAAGATATAAATGTTCCCGCGGTATTTGATAATTTGCATCATAAATTAAATATATCTTTGAATGATGATTTAGATAAAATTTTAAAAGAGTTAATCTCTACTTGGAAAATAGAAGATGGAAGACCTAAACTTCACTATTCAGATGAAGGTTTTTTCAAGAAAAAGGGAGCGCATTCAACCTTTGTAGATACAAAAAATTTTTTAAGTTATTACCATAAAATAAAAAAATATGATGTAGATGTTATGTTAGAAGTAAAGGATAAAGAGATATCAGCTATAAAATGCACAAAAGTATTAGATAGCATTAATTTTGAAAATAATAAAAAGAATCTTATTATTAAGGAGCAGTTAGAAAGATATAAGTATCTAGTAATGGAAAGAGGATTAGAATTTTACACAGAACTTATTGAAACGTTTAGTGATAGTTATGATGTAATAGGATTTTATGAATTTATTGATGAAGTTTTAAAAGAGAATATAAAAGAAAAAGATTTTATTAAAACCTTTAATGAAATTTGGAAAGATTTTAATGATGAGGTAACAGAAGTGGAGCATAAGCAAATTTTAAAACTAATAAATAATGATTTAGATTATAAAAAAGTAAAAGAAAAGCTAAGGAAATTATCTATTAAGTACCATATTAAGAGCATGGAAACAAGTTATTACTTTTATTATTAA
- a CDS encoding DMT family transporter: protein MNHKSRMLPYFTACCVSVILGLTFIFSKTALNIVDAITLLSFRFLTAFLTITVLIVLGVVKVNYKNKPIKYLIVLSIIEPVIYFSFEAKGLKLCSASQAGIVIALIPIFVAIFSSYFLKEKKTLLQILSIILSVCGVIYIVLMQSSDSNKGTLLGIFFLFGSVLCGSTFSILSKKLSSEFKPIEITYFMSGIATVIFNSISLIIHLRSHTLNLYFDPLKNTNFIISILYLGILSSVVGFFLINFTISKIDVSKYSVFENVTSIISILGGVVFLHEKLKYYHGVGAIMIILGVWGTSFFAHKQNNPNIEISQPSN, encoded by the coding sequence ATGAATCACAAAAGTCGTATGTTGCCTTACTTTACAGCATGTTGTGTTTCTGTAATTTTAGGACTTACTTTTATATTTTCTAAAACAGCTCTAAATATTGTAGATGCTATTACTTTATTATCTTTTAGATTTTTAACAGCTTTTTTGACCATAACAGTACTTATAGTATTAGGGGTTGTTAAAGTAAATTATAAAAACAAACCAATAAAATATCTTATTGTTTTGTCTATAATAGAACCTGTAATTTATTTCTCTTTTGAAGCTAAAGGACTTAAATTATGTTCTGCATCACAAGCTGGAATAGTAATTGCACTCATTCCTATTTTTGTTGCTATATTTTCTTCTTATTTTTTAAAGGAGAAAAAAACACTACTTCAAATACTTTCAATAATTCTTTCAGTTTGTGGAGTAATTTATATTGTTTTAATGCAATCATCAGATTCTAATAAAGGTACTCTACTTGGTATATTTTTTCTATTTGGATCAGTTTTATGCGGTTCAACTTTTAGCATATTATCTAAAAAGCTATCATCAGAGTTTAAACCAATAGAAATAACTTATTTTATGAGTGGTATTGCTACTGTTATTTTTAATTCTATATCACTTATAATTCATTTAAGATCACATACATTAAATTTATATTTTGACCCTTTGAAGAATACTAATTTTATTATATCTATTTTATATTTAGGGATTTTATCTTCTGTAGTAGGATTTTTCTTAATTAATTTTACAATTTCTAAAATAGATGTTTCAAAGTATTCTGTATTTGAAAATGTAACTTCTATAATATCTATATTGGGTGGAGTTGTATTTTTACATGAAAAACTTAAATATTATCATGGTGTCGGAGCTATAATGATAATATTAGGAGTTTGGGGTACAAGCTTCTTTGCACACAAACAAAATAATCCTAATATTGAAATAAGCCAACCTTCAAATTAA